In Maridesulfovibrio frigidus DSM 17176, a genomic segment contains:
- a CDS encoding ferritin-like domain-containing protein translates to MASFFSASEVVELAMRIEQKGQAFYLLAADEAEDPGAKEFFDYFAEEESKHELFFRGMRDRIGHIEIPPGSDADEYAHYVMALIDSHDVFNFDYTTAFKTGDFSFEDAVRVAMRFEKDTILLFTELKKMVPEAEQQFVEECIDEERGHLRLLSSKLKG, encoded by the coding sequence ATGGCAAGTTTTTTTTCTGCTAGCGAAGTCGTTGAGCTCGCTATGCGTATTGAACAGAAAGGGCAGGCTTTTTACTTGCTTGCTGCAGACGAAGCGGAAGATCCGGGTGCAAAAGAGTTTTTTGATTATTTTGCCGAGGAAGAGTCTAAACACGAGCTTTTTTTTAGGGGAATGCGCGATCGCATCGGGCATATTGAAATTCCACCGGGAAGTGATGCAGACGAATATGCGCACTATGTAATGGCGTTGATTGATTCTCATGATGTTTTCAATTTTGATTACACTACAGCTTTCAAAACTGGAGATTTCTCCTTTGAAGATGCTGTAAGAGTAGCAATGCGTTTTGAAAAAGATACCATTTTACTTTTCACTGAGCTTAAGAAAATGGTTCCTGAAGCAGAGCAGCAGTTCGTAGAAGAATGTATTGATGAAGAGCGTGGTCATTTGCGCTTATTGTCTTCTAAACTTAAAGGATAA
- a CDS encoding aminotransferase class I/II-fold pyridoxal phosphate-dependent enzyme, which translates to MTIETHDDPALQLFVEQSLEKLEQIETELVKLEKAKSPAEISIAQIYALTLALKESASLQNYNNISLIADNIGKVLDKVFKKEITFSSDLLNVIIDTFDKLNELISNATLSADYDIRIMTIPLEEALKNSSSGAPVIKHKIEDSDVSNKVDEEISVELPTQRKKIASASVEKFRQKFGITKEIDLASNTNPLGASKAVSNSIVKMAKNCCAFKSDISESLKSGLADRHDVPKNCVVVDNGAVDILDLVLRLSAMPGSDHVLSYESGLPEYNSVTALCGVELLKLPRSRNFSPPLDQIVTNANEHTAAVIITNPDIPSGYGLPAEELATMATLLPKRTLLIADERSVEFAWPEDDYSMVQFLNKIPNLIILRSFSWSFGIHGIRLGYGLMSPEQAQLLEDSRLPHPISPLNLGAGLAALNHSEFYYSTIALIIRGRERIQDGLRELGCTVYPSQSNFVMFGAPIPASDLYSKMLEHGFKLRKLDEFGITDLLTVSIGNNSRNRMFIAAIENILSE; encoded by the coding sequence ATGACCATTGAAACTCACGACGACCCAGCATTACAACTCTTCGTTGAGCAGTCGCTAGAAAAACTGGAACAAATTGAAACAGAGCTCGTCAAACTGGAGAAAGCTAAATCTCCAGCGGAAATTTCTATCGCTCAGATTTACGCCCTGACTCTTGCATTAAAGGAAAGTGCTTCGCTGCAAAATTATAACAACATAAGCCTCATAGCAGATAACATAGGAAAGGTTCTCGACAAGGTTTTCAAAAAAGAAATTACATTTTCATCAGATCTTCTGAATGTAATTATTGATACCTTTGATAAACTTAATGAGCTTATTAGCAATGCAACCCTAAGTGCTGACTATGATATCCGCATTATGACAATTCCTCTTGAAGAAGCACTTAAGAATTCTTCTTCTGGAGCACCTGTTATAAAACATAAAATAGAAGATTCTGACGTTTCAAATAAAGTGGACGAAGAAATTTCAGTCGAACTCCCAACTCAGCGAAAAAAAATAGCAAGCGCTTCCGTTGAAAAGTTTAGACAAAAATTCGGTATAACAAAAGAAATTGATCTTGCATCAAATACCAACCCGCTTGGCGCATCAAAAGCCGTTTCGAACAGCATAGTCAAAATGGCAAAGAACTGCTGTGCTTTTAAAAGCGATATTTCCGAAAGTCTAAAGTCCGGATTGGCAGATCGCCATGATGTACCGAAGAATTGCGTTGTTGTTGATAATGGAGCGGTGGACATCCTTGACCTTGTTCTGCGCCTGTCAGCAATGCCGGGATCAGACCATGTACTCAGTTACGAATCCGGACTTCCTGAGTACAACAGTGTCACAGCGTTATGCGGAGTTGAACTACTTAAACTGCCAAGGTCTCGCAATTTCTCTCCCCCACTCGACCAGATAGTGACGAACGCAAATGAGCACACTGCTGCAGTAATTATCACAAATCCAGACATCCCTTCAGGGTACGGCCTTCCTGCTGAAGAACTAGCAACAATGGCTACCCTGCTTCCTAAACGGACGTTGCTTATAGCTGATGAAAGATCTGTCGAATTCGCATGGCCTGAAGATGATTACTCAATGGTGCAATTCCTTAATAAAATACCAAATCTCATCATTCTGCGCAGCTTTTCATGGTCGTTCGGTATACACGGAATTCGTCTTGGCTATGGACTGATGAGCCCCGAGCAAGCACAATTACTCGAAGATTCAAGACTTCCTCATCCGATAAGCCCCCTCAATCTGGGAGCAGGATTGGCGGCTCTGAATCACAGTGAATTTTATTACTCGACCATAGCCCTCATAATTCGAGGTAGAGAACGCATTCAAGACGGTTTGCGGGAATTAGGGTGCACAGTATACCCTAGCCAAAGCAACTTTGTAATGTTCGGAGCTCCTATCCCAGCATCGGATCTCTATTCTAAAATGCTCGAGCATGGTTTCAAGCTGAGGAAGCTCGACGAATTCGGAATTACTGATCTGCTGACAGTATCCATAGGCAATAACTCTCGAAATCGTATGTTTATTGCCGCCATTGAAAATATTTTATCCGAATAA